TCGCCCAGCGGTACTCCGCACCTGGTTCGTAGCTCGGGCAGTCGGCGCCGCGATCGAGGCACGGCTCCATGTCGGCGGTGGCCACGACGCGGCCGTCCACCCCGATCCAGGCGATCGTGAGCGGCATCGGCGTGTCGCGCATCCAGTACCCACCCGACGAGGTGCCCGCGTAGGCGAACACCATCCCGTCGAAGCCGTCGAGGTCGGTGACGCCCATCATCCCCTGGCTGCGCAGGCCCCCGTCGTCGGCGACCAGCACGCAGCGCTCGACGCGGCCCCCGTCGGGTCCCACGACGGTGATCGCGTCCCGCCCGAACCGGCCCAGGGGGCCCTCCGGTGCGGGGCAGTCCGGCGCGGCGCCGTCCGAGGGCGCCTCGACCGGGGCGGCGTCGTCGGTCGTCACCGCCGTGGTGGTCGACGGCCCCCCGGCGTCGCCCGGCTCGTCGACCGGGTCAGCGCACGCCGCGCCGAGGAGGGCGACGGCGAGGAGGAGGGCCGCTGCCCCGGCACGGCGTCGACGTCGGGGCAGCGGCGGACACCTCACCCCGAGATGCTGCCACCCCCGTAGAGGGCGAGGGCGTCGGACTCCGCCTCGGCCAGGTGGTAGGTCTCGGCCTCCGAGGGGAACGCCCGGGACCGCACGTCGGCGGCGAAGGCCTCGAGGCCGGCCACGCCGGCGGCCTTCAGCTCGGCGTAGCGACGCACGAACTTGGGTGCCACGCGGTCCTCGATGCCGAGCACGTCGTGGAACACCAGCACCTGGCCGTCGCAGTCGACGCCGGCACCGATGCCGATGGTGGGCACGTCGACCGAGTCGGTGATCATCTTCGCCACCTCGTCGGGGATGCCCTCGAGCACGATCGCGAAGCACCCGGCGGCGGCGAGGGACTTGGCGTCGGCCACGAGGGCCAGCGCGGCCTCGCTCGTCTTGCCCTGGACCTTGAAGCCGCCCATCTGGTGCATCGACTGCGGCGTGAGGCCGAGGTGCCCGCAGACGGGGACCTCGGCGTCGACGATGGCCTCGATGTGGGGCACCCGCTTGCGACCGCCCTCGAGCTTCACGGCCTGGGCGCCGGCGCGCACGAGCGTGGCCGCGTTGCGGACCGTGTCCTCGACGCCGACGTGGTAGCTCATCCACGGCAGGTCGGCGACGATGAGCGGCCGGGGCTTCGCCCGCGCCACCGCCGCGGTGTGGTGCGCGAGGTCGTCGACGGTGACCTGCAGCGTGTCGTCGTAGCCGAGGACGACCATGGCGACGGAGTCGCCGACGAGGATCAGGTCCACGCCCGCCTCGTCGGCCATCCGGGCCGACGGCGCGTCGTAGGCCGTCACCATCACGAGCGGGTCCTTCCCTGCACGCACCTTGTGGGCGCGCACCTGGGGAGCGGTGATCGTGCTCATGGGAGCTCCTTTCCCGTCCAGCGCCACGGTGGCTGCCGGCGGTGCCTCCACGGTACCCCCGGGCCGGCCTCCGGATGCCAGCCGAGCCCCCGCCTCGGGCCTAGGAGTCGACCTCGGCGCCGGGGTCGGTGACGAACCGCAGGAGGGCGTCGACCATCTCGGGCGTCCCGACCGCCGACATGTGGTCGCCCGGCACGCGCACGAGCCGCGAGCGCGAGAACGCCGACGCCAGCTCGTCGACCCCCGCCGCGAGCGGGTCGTCGAGGCCGGCGACGACCAGCACCGGAACGGACACCGAGCCGACGTCGTCGGGGCGGTGGGGACTCGACCGCAGCACGGCCGCCAGCGCCTGCCGATCGGCGCCGGTCGCGTCGGCCAGCGCCCGGAACGCCCGCCCGCCGCCCTGCGCCGCCGACGGATCGTCGGCCTCCATCGCCACGGCGACGGCCTCGCGGTCGATGGCCGGACCGGTGCCGCCGTCGCGCCGCGGGAGGGCGCCGGCGCCGATGCCGCCGAGCGTCAACGACCGCAGCCGGTCGTCACGGGTGGCCACCTCGAGGGAGACGAAGGCGCCCATCGAGTAGCCGACGAGGTCGACCTCCCCGAGGTCGAGGTGGTCGAGGAGGGCGCTCACGTCGCGGGCCATGGCCGGCGCGTCGTACGCCGCGGGGTCGTGCGGCTTGCCGGAGCGGCCGTGACCCCGGGCATCGAGGGCGACGACCCGCCGGCCGGCGTCGACGAGGTGACCGGTGATGCCCGGTGCGTCCCAGTTCGTGCGGGCATCCGCGGCGAACCCGTGGTGGAGGACGACGGCCGGACCGTCGCCCGGGTGGTCGTCGAACACGATCTCCACGCCGTCCGGCGCGCTGAAGC
This portion of the Actinomarinicola tropica genome encodes:
- a CDS encoding alpha/beta fold hydrolase, whose amino-acid sequence is MPSFSAPDGVEIVFDDHPGDGPAVVLHHGFAADARTNWDAPGITGHLVDAGRRVVALDARGHGRSGKPHDPAAYDAPAMARDVSALLDHLDLGEVDLVGYSMGAFVSLEVATRDDRLRSLTLGGIGAGALPRRDGGTGPAIDREAVAVAMEADDPSAAQGGGRAFRALADATGADRQALAAVLRSSPHRPDDVGSVSVPVLVVAGLDDPLAAGVDELASAFSRSRLVRVPGDHMSAVGTPEMVDALLRFVTDPGAEVDS
- the panB gene encoding 3-methyl-2-oxobutanoate hydroxymethyltransferase, with the translated sequence MSTITAPQVRAHKVRAGKDPLVMVTAYDAPSARMADEAGVDLILVGDSVAMVVLGYDDTLQVTVDDLAHHTAAVARAKPRPLIVADLPWMSYHVGVEDTVRNAATLVRAGAQAVKLEGGRKRVPHIEAIVDAEVPVCGHLGLTPQSMHQMGGFKVQGKTSEAALALVADAKSLAAAGCFAIVLEGIPDEVAKMITDSVDVPTIGIGAGVDCDGQVLVFHDVLGIEDRVAPKFVRRYAELKAAGVAGLEAFAADVRSRAFPSEAETYHLAEAESDALALYGGGSISG
- a CDS encoding DUF192 domain-containing protein, giving the protein MRCPPLPRRRRRAGAAALLLAVALLGAACADPVDEPGDAGGPSTTTAVTTDDAAPVEAPSDGAAPDCPAPEGPLGRFGRDAITVVGPDGGRVERCVLVADDGGLRSQGMMGVTDLDGFDGMVFAYAGTSSGGYWMRDTPMPLTIAWIGVDGRVVATADMEPCLDRGADCPSYEPGAEYRWAIEVPQGQLEAFGLGAGGRVDPASMPEGRS